The Lachnospiraceae bacterium KM106-2 nucleotide sequence CATCAAAGTTCTATTTACAATACCAAAAGAACCATTTAATAAGTTCTTCCAAACTAACATACTAACAACGGCTGGTACCGCGTAAGGTAAGATGAAGATTGAACGAAATACTGGTTTAATCTTGATCTTAGATTCGTTAAGTACTACTGCCATGATTAATCCACCTGCGTAGCAAGTTAAAGTAGCTAATGTACCCCAGATTAATGTCCAAATGGCAACTCGACCTAAAGCGCCTGTCCAAGTAGATTCTCCACCGAACATTGCTTTAAAGTTTTCAAATCCAACCCAGTCTACAGAAGCACTTGGTGGAATATGTGATGGTGCGGAATAGTTTGTAAAGGCAACTGCTGCAGAGAATACAAGCGGTACAATTACAAAGAATATGATTAATAAAACAGCTGGTGCTAAACCAAAGATCGGGAATGACTTTCCTACTGCAGATCTAAGTGAAGATCCTTTAAGGTTTAGTTCTCCATTTCTTGCACAAAATGCGCTATATTCAGCTAATGCACCTCTTACAGAAATGACATAAACTGATACAAGAATAGCGATTACTGCAAGAATCATAATACCGTCAATTAACATATATATTGAATTATCTCGCATCATAACTGGTACTGTTACATCTACTTCGCCCAATGTTATCATGTCATATACTTTAGTTGCAAAAGTTGGGATGAGAACTAATGTCAACACTTCCACTAATGCAAATAATGCACCTTTTAAATATTGTTTAAAATATAATATATGACTTAATCCCATGAACAAAATGGAGGTAAGTAATACTTTTGATTTTGATGACCCATCTGCATTTAATGTTGTCATATGAACACACTCCTTATTTGCTATCATAAATTACCTCTTTATGTTTGAATCCGTTGCCTTGCGACAACGGATTCAAGAATTTTAGTAACTAGATTATTTTCCAGCTCCCTTAAGTGTTGCGCTATCAGAAGCATCTAATTCTTTCTTAACGTCTGCGCCGTCCCAAATGTTTGAACAAGCACTCTTCATTGCATCCCACCATCCATTCATTTCTTTTACAGATGGAGTTGGGTAAGCATATTCTAATTGTTTTAAGAATCCAGCAACGTAATCGCTGTTTACATCGATATCAATTGAAGGTAATGCACCAGTTAATTTGTAACGTAATTGTTGCATTTCTTCTGACATACAGAACTTAGCAAAAGCTTGTGCTTCGTTTTGATGTGTAGAGTAAGCAGATACTTGCATTGTACGTGCACCTGAGAAAGATGCAGCTGGAGTTTTTTCTCCTGGAAGACTTGGTAATGTAGTTACACCAAAGTTCATTTTTTCTTTTTCACAACTAGCTACGTTCCATGGTCCAGTGATATACATTGCTGCTTTACCACTTGTGAATGCTGATAAACATACTGCGTTATCTGCGATATCAGCTGCAGGAACATTTAATGTTTTTCTTAATTTTTGGAAATAAGTCATACCTTTAACTGCATTTTCGCTGTTCATGTATGTTGACTTTGTATCAGTTCCTGTTTCACCGAATAAACGATTACCGCCCATTCCTGTGAAGATTGGTGAGTAGTAAGCATCGCCAACATTCCAGATGATACCGTATTTACCTTTACCATTGAATGTTTTACTGAATTTTTCTACATCTTCCCAAGTTTTTGGAACTTCGTTTTCTTTAATAATATCTTTATTGTAGAATAATGCATAAGTTTCAGCAGCTACTGGATAACCATACATTTTACCTTCGTATGTTACTGCATCTACACATGAAGCTAATGCGCTATCTTTAATTGCTTTTTCATCTGTTACTGGAGAGATATGTCCACCAGAAACTAAACCACCAATTTGATCATGAGGTGCTGCGAATACATCTGCACCAACCCCTGCAGGTCCATCAAGTGCGATCTGAGTATTTACATCACCAACTTCAACGTTTTCGTATTCAATCTTGATGTTTGGATATTTCTTTGTAAATGCCTCTCCTGCTTGTTTGATGAAATCTTCTGTTTCACCTGAAGATTCCCATACTTTTAAAGTGATGTCATCTGTAGTTAATTCAGAACTAGAAGCTTTTTTATCCTCTGTGTCTGTTTTCTTTTTATCATCGTTTTTGCTACCGCAACCTGTTAATGCTGTTGATAACACCATTGTACCTAACATTAAACCTAAAACCTTTTTCTTCATAATAGTTTCCCCCTTTAGAGTTTACTTTCTCTTTGTTGAAGCTTTTAGCGCTATTTCGTAGCCCAGTAAAGTTCGACTAGCTACTTCTCGTCCATTTACAATATCATTTAGGATTCGACAGGCTGTTATGCCTAAATCTTTGACTTTAAATTTTACTGCTGTAATCGCCGGATTATGGCTTGCTAAGGAAAAGCTGTCATAAAAAGAAGCTACCTTAATATCATCTGGAATTTTAATATCCTTCTCCTCTAAATCCAGTAATACTTGTCCACAGATCACATCATCCATACAGACGATACAATCAACCGGATGTTTCAGAATTTCTGTTACTGCCTTATCTACTAATACCTTTGTGGTTGCATCCAAATGAATGAGTTCCTTATTTGGTTCAATATCAAAAGCGGCAAGTCCTTCCATAAATCCCTGATAACGTTTCTGACTAACGATATGATTACTGTTACCACCAATAAATGCGAGCTTTTTCAAGTTCTGCATAATCAATACGTTGGTCAGCTCCTTGCAGGCTTCAATGTGATGGTTGTCTATTTGGATAATTGACTTGTCTTCGGAACTTCCGATCATAACGAAAGGAATTCCTTCTTTCTTAAGATATTCTGCTGGTTCATCATGAAGTAAGGATCTTGTTAAGATAACTCCATCCACTTTATGATTCTGAACTAGTTTCACCAATCTTGAGATATCATCATTTTCTACCGTTGTTACGATCACGTCGTAATCAACTCCGGCTGCCATCTCACAAACGCCTAATAGGCAATTCTGAAAGAATGGGATTTCTGCAACATCTTGATCTCCCGGTAATACTACTGCAAAATTATAAGTCTTTGACTTTGCAAGGCTTTTAGCAATTACATTGGGTTTGTATTCACATTCTTCTATATAAGAAAGAATACGCTCCCTTGTTTCTTTGCCGATCCTGCCTTTTCCAGATATTGCTCTGGATACAGTTGTTTTAGAACACCCTAGCTCTCTGGCAATATCACCAATGGTGATACTGTGGGCCTGAGATCTTTTATTTGTGTTCTCCTCCATAGTTTCACCTTCTTTAATGCGCAATCGGTTGCTCTATGGTTATATTATATAAATTGACCAAATATTTTTCAATTCGCACAAATATACATAGTTTCTTCCATTTTTTTATGCATTGTGTACATGGTTAATTTTAGTTTTTTTCAAAAACCTTGCATTTTCGCCAATTTCCATGATTTTGATACTGCGCAACAGTTGCGCATTTTAAAAAATTGTGCGCAATTTATTTTCACATTGCGCACAATTACATGATTTTTTCTAGGTTTTTTATGGTAAAAATTTGATAGATTTACGTTTTTTTTCGTTTTTCTACAAAATTTAAAATTTTGCACAATTTTTTTTGCACAAAATGAGTTTTTTACATATTTTAGGAGTTGAAATTATTGTTTATTATTAAAAATGTATAAACAAAGATCAAAATATAGACATCCTATTATACAGATTCAAAACAAAAAAAGAGAGAAGTTTCCATCCTTCTCTCTTTACTACTTTTCTATTTTCTTTTAAATGTAATATGATTATTCTTTGCATATTTTTCTGCTGCGGAACCTTTCTTACCATAGATAACAAAGTTCTTGATCTTCTGAGTCTGATTGGTGTCACATCCATTTCTATCCTTCCAGTAATGCTCATAATAACCGATACTATGTTTTTCGATGGTCGTAACACTCTTTGGAATATAAATCGATTTCAGTTGTGGCTTTCCCTCTTGCACGAAGAATGCTTCACTCTTAATCTTCTTGACTCCATATTTTAATGTTACCTTCTTTAACGAAGCACAATTCCAAAAAGCATCCCATCCTATTTCTGTCTTATTTCCTGGGATTACGATAGCAGTCAATTTCTTGCAACCAGAGAATGCAGATCTTCCAACTAGCCTTATCTTACTTGACATCTTAATCGACTTCAACCCACTACACTGATCAAATGCATAATCACTAATCTTTGTCACCTTATTACTCATGGATACATTTGCTAATTTCTTTGCCTGATAAAATGCGCCGTCCCCGATCACAGTTACACTTGTTGGAATGACAAATTTAGAATTCGTTTTTGCCACTGGATACATGTTAATCTGCGTCCTCTTCTTATTATAGAGTACTCCATCCTTTGTACTAAAATATTTATTTTTACTTGATACACTGATCGCAGAAAGTTTCTTACTACATATGAATTGGTTTCGTTTTCCTTTTGGATAACTAAAATCATAGAAATTCTCAAACTTACTGCCAATCGTTATTTTAGTTAGCTTAACACAGTCTTTAAAGCAGGCCGTTCCAAATTGTTTCAAAGCATCCGGCAAGGTAATTGAAGTAAGTGCCGTACAGCTTCCAAATGTACCATAATACTCTTCTAATTCATCACCATATGCCTCATAATAATCCTCCATCTTTTCCAATTTACAGCCGGAAACAAAGAGAACTTTCTTTAATTTTGGACAACCATAAAAAGCACCTGCTTTAAGTAATGTAACATTTTTACCGATCGTTACTTGTGTCAGGTTCTGACTCCATGCAAATGCCATGGCATCCACCGTTTTCACTTCATCCGGAACTACATAAGCACCTGCTTTTGCTCCTGGATAAGCATATAATATGGATTGATCCTTACTATATAAGACTCCATCCTTGCTTGTTAAAAATGGATTCTGATCAGATACCGTAATTCCTTCAAGCTTTTTACACCCTGCAAAAACATGTTCTCCAATCGTTTTTGTATTGGTACCGATCGTTACACTCTTCAAATTCGTACACCGGGAGAATGCTTCTTTGTCAATGGAAACAATAGAATCCGGTAACTGAACTTCCTGTAAAGATTGATCTCCATAAAAAGCAAATTTTCCGATCTTCGTTACACTCTTTGGAATTAACACCGATTTCAGATTCGTACATTTACTAAATATCGTTTCGGGTATCTCGGTTAATCCTTCTTCAATTACAACTTTCTCAATTTGCTTCTGATAGTTCTGCCATGGCTCATATTCCATAAACTTTATGCCGCCCTCATGATAATAAGCAAATTCTCCTGTTGGGGTCCCCGTTCCACTGATCACCAGTTCTTTCGTCTGATCATCATAGCTCCAAGTCAGCTTGGCATCACCGCCCCAAGTATCGGTTATCTTCTGCGCTTTACTTTCTACTGGCATCAGTAGAATTCCCATACATAAAACAAAGGTGAACATCATTACTTTATAAACTGATTTCATTCTTGATTCCTCCTCTTCTAGAATGTATTATCTAATGTATTCTTGATAAGGTTTGGCAAGAAGTGATTCCTTACATCCTCTACCTTTCGCTACTTTTTTCATGAATCGTTTTTCCGACAAATTGATGATTGGAAACAACGCAATCACTGCCTTCGGAAAATACTCCGGCTTAGCAAATTCCGTTACCACTGCTTTGTCAAACTTCTTATTCTCTGCAAAATAAGCTCCCATCTGAACAAAGGGCTGCAACATCTTATCTCTTTGCTTCTCGTCTACCATATGTACTCCAAACATTCCACCCTTAATCAAGGTTCCAGCGTACTCGCAATTGAAATAACCTGGTAATGTTTCCAAATATTTTTCCCCGCAGCGAAGCTGGGAGGCTTCTGCAAATCCTCCTTGTAGCAAAAAGCTAATCTGAGTCTTTTCTTCTCCGTCTTTATCCTGCTTTGGTTTTAACGTCTCTAAGAATTCCAGCAAGATTCCGGGCACATTCTCTACAAATAGAGGCATCGCCATGAGGATATGACTGTGTTTATCATAAGCGGATCGAATCACATCCCAGGTTCTTCGTTTGGATAGTTCATAAACCTCGGCTGTATTATCATTCTGTTCAAATCCTTCCAGAAACTTTCTGATAATCTGATCTGTATTGCTCCTCTTAACCATCCTTGGCGAACAATTAATGATCATTAAGCGCATGATAAAACTCCTTTCGCTGTTCAAACTGATATGCTCCAAGCGAGTTACTATAAAGATTTAACATTGCCCTGTTTAGCCATTCATTTAAATAGTCCTTGTCGCCCTCACCATGATACAAGATTCCCATGTCGATCTTCTTTTTATAGCGAGGTATATGACGCATCTGCCCTTTATTAAAAGTTAGATACATCGTTGCAAGAGGCAGAATGCGATCAAATATATTCTTTAGCTGATAAGAGATGAATCCAAATCTTGTATCCGTAAGAAATATAACCCGGTCCACTTGAAGAAACTTTAGTAATAGTTTCTCGTAATCATCCTTGATAGCACAAATTCCCGGCGTATTAAGCCAGCATCGATTACAACCAATACATCCGCTGATCTTTAGTTTACTCGCATCAATAAAGTCCGTTACTTCGACTTCTTTCTTTAGTTCTTCCGTAATCGTATGTACTTGCTCTTTCGTATCAGTAATGGTATTCACTACAAGATACTTCATAATAGCCTCCTTATTATTAGCTTATCATAAGAATAACGCATATGGATTTTTTTTACAAT carries:
- a CDS encoding maltose/maltodextrin ABC transporter, permease protein MalF, which produces MTTLNADGSSKSKVLLTSILFMGLSHILYFKQYLKGALFALVEVLTLVLIPTFATKVYDMITLGEVDVTVPVMMRDNSIYMLIDGIMILAVIAILVSVYVISVRGALAEYSAFCARNGELNLKGSSLRSAVGKSFPIFGLAPAVLLIIFFVIVPLVFSAAVAFTNYSAPSHIPPSASVDWVGFENFKAMFGGESTWTGALGRVAIWTLIWGTLATLTCYAGGLIMAVVLNESKIKIKPVFRSIFILPYAVPAVVSMLVWKNLLNGSFGIVNRTLMELGLINNAIPWLSDVWLCRFVCVLVNLWAGFSYFMLLVMGNMTAISPDIYEAASIDGASKFYMFRKITLPLVLYQTTPLIIMSFTHNINNFGAIYFLTGGLPKVADSTITSAGGTDILVTWIYNLTVTLMKYNYASVLAIVIFVVMAPFAIWSFRRTKSYKEGEV
- a CDS encoding maltose/maltodextrin ABC transporter, substrate binding periplasmic protein MalE gives rise to the protein MKKKVLGLMLGTMVLSTALTGCGSKNDDKKKTDTEDKKASSSELTTDDITLKVWESSGETEDFIKQAGEAFTKKYPNIKIEYENVEVGDVNTQIALDGPAGVGADVFAAPHDQIGGLVSGGHISPVTDEKAIKDSALASCVDAVTYEGKMYGYPVAAETYALFYNKDIIKENEVPKTWEDVEKFSKTFNGKGKYGIIWNVGDAYYSPIFTGMGGNRLFGETGTDTKSTYMNSENAVKGMTYFQKLRKTLNVPAADIADNAVCLSAFTSGKAAMYITGPWNVASCEKEKMNFGVTTLPSLPGEKTPAASFSGARTMQVSAYSTHQNEAQAFAKFCMSEEMQQLRYKLTGALPSIDIDVNSDYVAGFLKQLEYAYPTPSVKEMNGWWDAMKSACSNIWDGADVKKELDASDSATLKGAGK
- a CDS encoding maltose operon transcriptional repressor MalR, LacI family: MEENTNKRSQAHSITIGDIARELGCSKTTVSRAISGKGRIGKETRERILSYIEECEYKPNVIAKSLAKSKTYNFAVVLPGDQDVAEIPFFQNCLLGVCEMAAGVDYDVIVTTVENDDISRLVKLVQNHKVDGVILTRSLLHDEPAEYLKKEGIPFVMIGSSEDKSIIQIDNHHIEACKELTNVLIMQNLKKLAFIGGNSNHIVSQKRYQGFMEGLAAFDIEPNKELIHLDATTKVLVDKAVTEILKHPVDCIVCMDDVICGQVLLDLEEKDIKIPDDIKVASFYDSFSLASHNPAITAVKFKVKDLGITACRILNDIVNGREVASRTLLGYEIALKASTKRK
- a CDS encoding chitin binding protein; the protein is MKSVYKVMMFTFVLCMGILLMPVESKAQKITDTWGGDAKLTWSYDDQTKELVISGTGTPTGEFAYYHEGGIKFMEYEPWQNYQKQIEKVVIEEGLTEIPETIFSKCTNLKSVLIPKSVTKIGKFAFYGDQSLQEVQLPDSIVSIDKEAFSRCTNLKSVTIGTNTKTIGEHVFAGCKKLEGITVSDQNPFLTSKDGVLYSKDQSILYAYPGAKAGAYVVPDEVKTVDAMAFAWSQNLTQVTIGKNVTLLKAGAFYGCPKLKKVLFVSGCKLEKMEDYYEAYGDELEEYYGTFGSCTALTSITLPDALKQFGTACFKDCVKLTKITIGSKFENFYDFSYPKGKRNQFICSKKLSAISVSSKNKYFSTKDGVLYNKKRTQINMYPVAKTNSKFVIPTSVTVIGDGAFYQAKKLANVSMSNKVTKISDYAFDQCSGLKSIKMSSKIRLVGRSAFSGCKKLTAIVIPGNKTEIGWDAFWNCASLKKVTLKYGVKKIKSEAFFVQEGKPQLKSIYIPKSVTTIEKHSIGYYEHYWKDRNGCDTNQTQKIKNFVIYGKKGSAAEKYAKNNHITFKRK
- a CDS encoding iron-SULFUR flavoprotein, coding for MRLMIINCSPRMVKRSNTDQIIRKFLEGFEQNDNTAEVYELSKRRTWDVIRSAYDKHSHILMAMPLFVENVPGILLEFLETLKPKQDKDGEEKTQISFLLQGGFAEASQLRCGEKYLETLPGYFNCEYAGTLIKGGMFGVHMVDEKQRDKMLQPFVQMGAYFAENKKFDKAVVTEFAKPEYFPKAVIALFPIINLSEKRFMKKVAKGRGCKESLLAKPYQEYIR
- a CDS encoding iron-SULFUR flavoprotein codes for the protein MKYLVVNTITDTKEQVHTITEELKKEVEVTDFIDASKLKISGCIGCNRCWLNTPGICAIKDDYEKLLLKFLQVDRVIFLTDTRFGFISYQLKNIFDRILPLATMYLTFNKGQMRHIPRYKKKIDMGILYHGEGDKDYLNEWLNRAMLNLYSNSLGAYQFEQRKEFYHALNDH